The following proteins are co-located in the Candidatus Auribacterota bacterium genome:
- a CDS encoding KpsF/GutQ family sugar-phosphate isomerase: protein MSTSSHRRIAKDVFKIEAAAIRALGKKLNRDFDRAVEAIYECAGRVIVCGMGKPGIIGRKIQATLASIGVPSLSLHPAEAVHGDLGMVTRSDVVLSLSSSGETEEMLRLIPVVKKIGAFMICMTGNPRSTLAAHSDIILNVAVEREACPLGLAPTASTTAMLAMGDALAVALIQKKKLKPEEFALYHPGGELGRALLKVKDVMRTGKANPIVREDMRIKEVLLAITNARAGAAAVVDRAGKLVGIFTDGDLRRAIETQTDVSMRLIREFMIHSPITISPDRLAVEALRVMRGENPKKRKIDELPVVNPRGMPVGMLDVVDLIGIG, encoded by the coding sequence ATGAGCACATCGTCACACCGTAGGATTGCGAAGGATGTTTTCAAAATCGAGGCGGCGGCGATACGCGCCCTCGGCAAGAAGCTGAACAGGGACTTTGACCGGGCCGTTGAGGCGATCTACGAATGCGCGGGCCGGGTGATCGTGTGCGGGATGGGCAAGCCGGGTATCATTGGCCGCAAGATACAGGCAACGCTCGCGAGCATCGGCGTCCCCTCACTCTCCCTCCACCCGGCCGAGGCGGTTCATGGAGATCTGGGAATGGTCACCAGGAGCGACGTGGTGTTGTCCCTCTCATCCAGCGGCGAAACCGAAGAGATGCTCAGGCTCATACCCGTGGTGAAAAAGATCGGGGCATTTATGATCTGTATGACGGGCAATCCGCGGTCCACACTCGCCGCGCACAGCGATATCATCCTCAACGTCGCTGTTGAGCGCGAGGCCTGCCCCCTCGGGCTGGCGCCCACGGCGAGCACCACCGCGATGCTCGCGATGGGAGACGCCCTCGCCGTCGCCCTGATCCAGAAGAAGAAACTCAAACCGGAGGAGTTCGCACTCTACCATCCGGGGGGGGAGTTGGGCCGCGCGCTCCTCAAGGTGAAGGACGTAATGCGTACCGGCAAGGCCAATCCGATCGTCAGGGAGGATATGCGGATAAAGGAGGTGCTCCTCGCGATCACCAATGCCCGCGCAGGAGCCGCCGCAGTCGTTGACCGCGCGGGGAAGCTGGTGGGCATCTTCACCGATGGAGATCTCCGCCGCGCGATCGAGACACAGACGGACGTATCAATGCGCCTGATCAGGGAATTCATGATCCACAGCCCGATCACCATAAGCCCCGACAGACTCGCCGTCGAGGCACTCCGCGTCATGAGGGGCGAGAACCCGAAAAAGCGCAAGATCGATGAGCTGCCCGTGGTGAACCCGAGGGGCATGCCGGTCGGCATGCTCGATGTCGTGGATCTGATCGGGATCGGTTGA
- the kdsA gene encoding 3-deoxy-8-phosphooctulonate synthase, translating into MKPRVIAIKGVKIGGDLPLALIAGPCVIESEALLREVGQGLKEICESAGIPLIFKNSYDKANRSSRDAYRGPGLERGIEILRRVNADLRLPLLIDVHAVDQVMPAAAVADVLQVPAFLCRQTDLLEAVCRSGRVVNVKKGQFIAPWDVANIIGKFEAFGGTGLLLTERGSCFGYNNLVSDMRALPIMRSYGYPVVFDATHSVQLPGGLGTSTGGQREFVPALSRAAVAAGCDGLFLEVHPRPDSARCDGPNQIALGELAALLRECVEIDRVVKRADS; encoded by the coding sequence ATGAAACCACGTGTAATCGCCATCAAAGGGGTAAAAATCGGCGGGGACCTTCCACTCGCGCTGATCGCAGGACCCTGCGTGATCGAGAGCGAAGCGCTCCTGCGGGAAGTGGGACAGGGCTTGAAGGAGATCTGCGAATCAGCCGGGATTCCCCTCATATTCAAGAACTCATACGACAAGGCCAACCGGAGCTCGCGCGATGCCTATCGAGGCCCCGGGCTGGAGCGGGGAATCGAGATACTGCGCAGGGTCAATGCTGATCTACGCCTCCCCCTGCTGATCGATGTGCACGCGGTGGATCAGGTCATGCCGGCCGCGGCGGTTGCCGATGTCCTCCAGGTCCCCGCGTTCCTCTGCAGACAGACGGATCTGCTCGAGGCGGTGTGCCGCTCCGGCCGCGTGGTGAACGTGAAAAAGGGTCAATTCATCGCTCCATGGGATGTCGCCAACATCATAGGAAAGTTCGAGGCGTTCGGCGGAACGGGCCTCCTGCTCACTGAAAGGGGGAGCTGCTTCGGCTACAATAATCTCGTGAGCGATATGCGCGCGCTCCCCATCATGCGCAGCTACGGATACCCGGTGGTCTTCGACGCGACCCACAGCGTCCAGCTCCCCGGTGGCCTCGGTACGAGCACCGGCGGCCAGAGGGAGTTCGTGCCCGCTCTGTCCAGGGCCGCGGTTGCCGCCGGCTGCGACGGTCTCTTCCTCGAGGTCCACCCCCGGCCGGACAGCGCGCGCTGCGACGGCCCCAACCAGATCGCGCTGGGAGAGCTTGCGGCGCTGCTCAGGGAGTGTGTTGAAATCGACCGGGTCGTGAAACGCGCCGATTCATAA